A genomic stretch from Lathyrus oleraceus cultivar Zhongwan6 chromosome 2, CAAS_Psat_ZW6_1.0, whole genome shotgun sequence includes:
- the LOC127122708 gene encoding uncharacterized protein LOC127122708, whose protein sequence is MYVTEFQKRGLPHVHMLLVLESKDKLRDPKDYDSMVREDIPKLECEPQLHEAVVRHMIHGPCGIINRKSPCMKDGHCKKRYPKEFLDETRQGTDSYPEYRRRFDEFVSLGKDRSVDNRWVVPYNPWLLLKYDCHINVEICSSIKSIKYLYKYVYRGPDRVAMEVHKGSYMDEVQQYVDARWICAPEALWKIF, encoded by the coding sequence ATGTATGTCACTGAATTTCAAAAGCGAGGACTGCCGCATGTGCATATGTTATTGGTCTTAGAAAGTAAGGATAAGTTGCGTGACCCAAAAGATTATGATAGTATGGTAAGAGAAGATATACCTAAATTAGAATGTGAACCACAGTTGCATGAAGCTGTTGTAAGACATATGATCCACGGACCTTGCGGCATAATCAACCGAAAGTCTCCATGTATGAAAGACGGACATTGTAAAAAAAGGTATCCCAAAGAATTCTTGGATGAAACACGTCAAGGCACTGACTCATATCCCGAGTATAGGAGAAGGTTTGATGAGTTTGTATCGTTAGGTAAAGATAGGTCTGTCGATAATAGATGGGTGGTTCCTTATAACCCTTGGTTACTGTTAAAGTATGACTGTCACATCAATGTAGAGATTTGCAGTAGCATTAAAAGTATCAAGTATCTATACAAATATGTGTACAGGGGCCCTGATCGTGTGGCTATGGAGGTTCATAAAGGATCATACATGGATGAAGTTCAACAATATGTTGATGCAAGATGGATTTGTGCTCCCGAGGCATTATGGAAAATATTTTGA
- the LOC127122710 gene encoding uncharacterized protein LOC127122710, giving the protein MEWHRRRSTRKVIGRIYTVSPSEIDKFYLRLLLSHVTGPTSWEYLLTNNGMTFSTFKKSAEDRGFLETDHSIRDCFVEATSLRMPYALRRLFVTILIFCEPTDVRDLWNEFFTHMVEDYQTANNAVELDLTNMLLKDLNELLNLHGKNIDDYDLPSLPPNTIDRGAVPSIIQEELAIDIPNEDIESIAKLNNDQMIAFNTIMNVIIQKHSGVFFVDDPGGTGKTFLYRTLMASLRSRGEIVLATASSGIAATLLPSGRTAQSRFKIPIDIQPSSICGIEKQKYLANLIRVAAAIIWDETPMTNKNCLEALDRSLQDICSNNAPFGGKVLIRGGDFRQVLPVIRKGTKAQMILACIVQSNLWNHTKILHLRQNMRSLHDQEFAEFLIRIGDGVEPTKPDDMVRLPLHIAIPWEGEHSIQVLIQHIFPNLELHGWDAPYMVQRVILTPTNDDVQKLNDMIIDQFPGEEHNLFSFDEVEGDNHNLYQQEFLNSIAQGSLPPYILKIKRVHH; this is encoded by the coding sequence ATGGAATGGCATCGTAGGCGATCAACAAGAAAAGTTATCGGGAGAATCTATACGGTATCACCTTCGGAGATAGATAAGTTTTACTTGCGACTGTTGTTATCGCATGTCACAGGTCCAACCAGTTGGGAATATCTTCTTACAAATAATGGCATGACTTTCAGTACATTCAAAAAATCAGCCGAGGATAGGGGATTTCTAGAGACTGATCATAGTATTCGTGATTGTTTCGTTGAGGCTACGAGTCTCCGAATGCCATATGCTTTACGAAGGTTATTCGTGACGATTTTAATATTTTGTGAACCTACTGATGTTAGAGACCTTTGGAATGAGTTTTTTACACATATGGTAGAGGATTATCAAACAGCTAACAATGCTGTGGAATTAGACTTAACTAATATGTTGTTGAAGGACTTGAATGAACTCTTAAACCTGCACGGTAAAAATATTGATGATTATGATCTCCCATCATTACCCCCTAATACAATAGACAGAGGTGCAGTTCCAAGTATCATACAAGAGGAGTTAGCGATCGATATCCCCAATGAAGATATTGAATCTATTGCTAAATTAAATAATGATCAAATGATTGCATTCAATACCATTATGAATGTAATTATTCAAAAACACAGTGGGGTATTTTTTGTTGATGATCCAGGAGGAACAGGTAAAACATTCCTTTATAGAACATTAATGGCAAGTTTAAGAAGTAGAGGAGAAATTGTCTTAGCAACTGCATCATCTGGTATAGCTGCAACATTGTTACCTAGTGGTAGGACTGCACAGTCTCGATTTAAGATACCTATTGATATTCAACCGAGTTCCATTTGTGGTATTGAAAAGCAAAAGTATCTTGCAAATCTCATTAGAGTTGCTGCCGCAATAATTTGGGATGAAACACCAATGACAAACAAAAATTGTTTGGAAGCCTTAGATCGATCATTACAAGACATTTGTAGCAACAATGCTCCATTTGGTGGAAAAGTTCTGATTAGGGGGGGGGATTTTCGTCAAGTTCTTCCTGTTATAAGAAAAGGTACTAAGGCGCAAATGATTTTAGCGTGTATTGTTCAGTCTAATTTATGGAATCATACCAAGATTTTGCATTTGCGTCAAAATATGCGATCATTGCATGATCAAGAGTTTGCAGAATTTCTTATTCGCATTGGTGATGGTGTTGAACCTACCAAACCAGATGACATGGTGAGGTTACCTTTACATATTGCAATCCCATGGGAAGGTGAACATTCCATACAAGTACTTATCCAACACATTTTTCCTAATTTAGAATTGCATGGTTGGGATGCCCCATATATGGTACAAAGAGTTATTTTGACACCAACAAATGATGATGTCCAGAAATTGAATGATATGATTATCGATCAATTTCCAGGAGAAGAACATAATTTGTTCTCGTTTGACGAGGTTGAAGGAGATAATCATAATTTATACCAACAAGAATTCTTAAACTCAATTGCACAAGGTAGTTTGCCACCATATATTCTAAAGATAAAAAGGGTGCACCATTGA